The following coding sequences are from one Saccopteryx bilineata isolate mSacBil1 chromosome 3, mSacBil1_pri_phased_curated, whole genome shotgun sequence window:
- the MTERF3 gene encoding transcription termination factor 3, mitochondrial produces MALSAQQIPRWFNSIKLNCFITATQLKNPFPRPGKTLLHGFSAQRQTSSDNCFLQRGFKTYRTSPVWNNSSQSTKSSSQEINSAQSTMLPFMNEQSQKIPNFDSELSLEGLDDVPPFSPLQPVSEEEAVQIIADPPLPPFSFTLRDYVDHSETLQKLVLLGVDLSKIEKHPDAANLILRLDFEKDIKQILLFLKDLGIEDNQLGKFLTKNYAIFSEDLENLKTRVAYLQSKNFSKANITHMVRNAPFLLNFSVERLDNRLGFFQKELELNVKKTRELVVRLPRLLTGSLEPVKENMKVYQLELGFKHNEIQHMITKIPKMLTANKRKLTETFDYVHNVMNIPHHIIVRFPQVFNTRLFKVKERHLFLTYLGRAQYDPVKPNYISLDKLVSRPDEIFCKEIANASVQDFEKFLKTL; encoded by the exons ATGGCTTTGTCAGCCCAACAGATACCCAGATGGTTCAACTCAATTAAATTGAATTGCTTCATTACTGCTACACAACTCAAAAATCCTTTTCCACGGCCAGGAAAAACATTGTTGCATGGATTTTCTGCTCAGCGTCAGACGTCCTCTGACAATTGCTTTCTCCAGAGGGGATTTAAGACTTATAGGACTTCTCCCGTATGGAACAATAGTTCCCAGTCTACCAAATCAAGTAGCCAAGAGATTAATTCTGCCCAGAGCACCATGCTTCCTTTCATGAATGAGCAGTCACAAAAGATACCCAACTTTGATTCTGAGCTTTCTCTAGAAG GACTGGACGACGTGCCTCCATTTTCTCCGTTGCAGCCAGTTTCCGAGGAGGAAGCTGTTCAGATTATCGCAGACCCTCCATTGCCCCCGTTTTCGTTCACACTTAGAGACTATGTGGATCATTCTGAGACTCTGCAGAAGCTGGTACTTCTAG GAGTGGACCTGTCCAAGATAGAAAAGCATCCAGATGCGGCCAACCTCATTCTGAGACTGGACTTTGAAAAAGACATTAAGCAAATACTCCTGTTTCTTAAAGATTTGGGTATCGAGGATAACCAGCTGGGAAAATTCCTGACTAAAAATTATGCCATCTTCTCTGAAGATCTTGAAAATCTTAAGACCAG agtGGCTTATCTACAGTCAAAAAATTTCAGTAAGGCAAATATCACACACATGGTCAGAAATGCACCGTTTTTGCTGAATTTTTCAGTGGAAAGACTGGATAACAGATTGGGATTTTTTCAGAAAGAACTTGAACTTAATGTgaagaag ACTCGAGAGCTAGTAGTTCGTCTCCCAAGGCTACTAACTGGAAGTCTGGAGCCCGTGAAAGAAAACATGAAG gtttatcAGCTTGAACTAGGTTTTAAACACAATGAAATTCAACATATGATCACCAAAATCCCAAAGATGTTGAcggcaaataaaaggaaacttacGGAGACTTTCGATTACGTGCACAATGTGATGAACATTCCCCACCACATCATTGTCAGATTCCCACAG gtATTTAATACAAGGTTGTttaaagtcaaagaaagacaTTTGTTTTTGACCTATTTAGGAAGAGCACAGTATGATCCAGTGAAGCCTAACTACATCTCTTTGGACAAATTGGTATCAAGGCCTgatgaaatattttgtaaagaGATTGCCAATGCCTCAGTACAGGACTttgaaaaattcttaaaaactCTTTAG
- the UQCRB gene encoding cytochrome b-c1 complex subunit 7 isoform X1, whose amino-acid sequence MASRPAVAASSRWLEGIRKWYYNAAGFNKLGLMRDDTIHVNDDVAEAIRRLPENVYNDRVFRIKRALDLSMRQQILPKEQWTKYEEDKFYLEPYLKEVIRERKEREDWAKK is encoded by the exons ATGGCGAGCAGGCCTGCCG TTGCAGCATCAAGCCGGTGGCTGGAGGGTATTCGAAAATGGTATTATAATGCTGCAGGATTCAATAAATTGG gGTTAATGCGAGATGATACAATACATGTGAATGATGATGTAGCAGAAGCCATAAGAAGGCTTCCAGAGAATGTCTATAATGACAGGGTGTTTCGCATTAAGAGAGCACTGGACCTGTCCATGAGGCAGCAGATCTTGCCTAAAGAGCAGTGGACAAAGTATGAGGAG GATAAATTCTACCTTGAACCATATCTGAAAGAGGTTATtcgagaaagaaaagaaagagaagactggGCAAAGAAATAA
- the UQCRB gene encoding cytochrome b-c1 complex subunit 7 isoform X2, whose product MRDDTIHVNDDVAEAIRRLPENVYNDRVFRIKRALDLSMRQQILPKEQWTKYEEDKFYLEPYLKEVIRERKEREDWAKK is encoded by the exons ATGCGAGATGATACAATACATGTGAATGATGATGTAGCAGAAGCCATAAGAAGGCTTCCAGAGAATGTCTATAATGACAGGGTGTTTCGCATTAAGAGAGCACTGGACCTGTCCATGAGGCAGCAGATCTTGCCTAAAGAGCAGTGGACAAAGTATGAGGAG GATAAATTCTACCTTGAACCATATCTGAAAGAGGTTATtcgagaaagaaaagaaagagaagactggGCAAAGAAATAA